The Lutra lutra chromosome 10, mLutLut1.2, whole genome shotgun sequence genome contains a region encoding:
- the TIRAP gene encoding toll/interleukin-1 receptor domain-containing adapter protein isoform X2 encodes MASSSSSFPAPRSRSKKPLGKMADWFRQALSKPKKPPDPAESTSRDVSQPSSQEDSPALGLSSAWSPTSPPTHGGASSTTSSSSGGRWSKDYDVCVCHSEEDLAAAQELVSYLEGSTASLRCFLQLRDATPGGAIVTELCQALSSSHCRVLLITPGFLRDPWCKYQMLQALSEAPGSEGRTIPLMSGLTRAAYPAELRFMYFVDGRGPDGGFRQVKEAVMRYLQTIS; translated from the exons ACTGGTTCCGGCAGGCCCTGTCGAAGCCCAAGAAGCCGCCGGACCCTGCAGAGAGCACCTCCAGGGATGTTTCCCAGCCAAGCTCCCAGGAGGACTCCCCCGCCCTGGGCCTCAGCTCAGCCTggtctcccacctccccacccacacacGGGGGTGCCAGcagcaccaccagcagcagcagcggcggccgCTGGAGCAAGGACTATGATGTCTGCGTGTGCCACAGTGAGGAGGACCTGGCGGCCGCCCAGGAGCTGGTCTCCTACCTGGAGGGCAGCACGGCCAGCCTGCGTTGCTTCCTGCAGCTTCGGGACGCCACCCCGGGCGGCGCCATCGTGACCGAgctgtgccaggccctgagcaGCAGTCACTGCCGGGTGCTGCTCATCACCCCAGGCTTCCTGCGGGACCCGTGGTGCAAGTACCAGATGCTGCAGGCCCTGAGCGAGGCCCCCGGGTCCGAGGGCCGCACCATCCCGCTGATGTCGGGCCTCACCAGAGCCGCCTACCCTGCCGAGCTCCGGTTCATGTACTTCGTGGACGGCCGGGGCCCCGATGGCGGGTTTCGCCAGGTCAAGGAGGCTGTCATGCGTT ATTTGCAGACCATCAGCTGA